A region from the Falco cherrug isolate bFalChe1 chromosome 17, bFalChe1.pri, whole genome shotgun sequence genome encodes:
- the ADAMTS8 gene encoding A disintegrin and metalloproteinase with thrombospondin motifs 8 codes for MGPGMGMGRRALLGGRAPLHLLLLCHAWALPPPPREAQPLLPARLPAPPGQLALRLAAFGRAVVLRLRPDAAFLAPRLRLQRLGGRRPPGRAPPRRGCFYAGGVEGSPEAPAVLSRCGGGGLRAAFLLDGAAYELQPLGHPAPGPPWRRLHRLQRRAAPPGPPAAPGPPPPRRARRFVSQARYVETLLVADASMVRFYGEDVENHVLTLMSMAARIYKHPSLKNSINLVVVKVLVVDEAAAGPEVSDNGGLTLRNFCSWQQKFNPTSDRHPEHYDTAILLTRQDFCGHQSCDTLGVADIGTMCDRNKSCSVIEDEGLQAAYTLAHELGHVLSMPHDDSKTCERLFGPLGKHHMMAPLFIHLNKTQPWSPCSAMYLTEFLDGGHGDCLLDAPASPLALPVELPGQKALYSLDQQCQQIFGKDFQHCPNTTEEDICAQLWCRTGSGEPLCHTKNGSLPWADGTPCKGDGLCWDGRCVPQDALKPQPAVDGGWGPWSSWGSCSRTCGGGVQFSYRHCDSPKPQHGGWYCEGQRAKYQSCHTDECPPDGKSFREQQCEKYNGYNFTDLEGNRLEWVPKYAGVSPRDRCKLFCRARGRSEFKVFEARVIDGTLCGPETLSICVHGQCVKAGCDHIVGSSKKLDKCGVCGGNGSTCRKISGSLNRSKYGYNDIVTIPAGATNIDIKQRSHRGVRHDGNYLALRTLEGKYLLNGDFAISAMEQDILINGTILKYSGSMTTLERLQSFRQLPEPLTVQLLTIASEVFPPKVKYTFFIPKDVPFSKQKGKEKKSANVIRPMLTSQWVLGDWSECSKTCGSGWQRRTVDCRDVEGQTSSTCDRALKPEDIKPCGDVPCPLWRLDPWSPCSQTCGEGMRTRNASCIDYTGKITAPEKCSSPGPPPATATCLLRQC; via the exons atGGGGccggggatggggatggggcggcgggcgctgctGGGGGGCCGCGCCCCGctccacctgctgctgctgtgccacgCGTGGGCActgccgccccccccgcggGAGGCGCAGCCGCTGCTGCCCGCCCGCCTGCCCGCACCGCCGGGGCAGCTGGCCCTGCGCCTGGCCGCCTTCGGCCGCGCCGTCGTCCTCCGCCTGCGCCCCGACGCCGCTTTCCTGGCCCCCCGCCTCCGCCTGCAGCGCCTGGGGGGGCGCCGGCCGCCGGGACgggcgccgccgcgccgggggtGCTTCTACGCGGGGGGCGTCGAGGGGAGCCCCGAGGCGCCCGCCGTGCTCAGCcgctgcggcgggggggggctccGCGCCGCCTTCCTCCTCGACGGGGCGGCCTACGAGCTGCAGCCGCTCGGGCATCCCGCGCCCGGGCCGCCCTGGCGCCGCCTGCACCGGCTgcagcgccgcgccgccccgccgggcccccccgccgcgcccgggccgccgccgccccgccgcgcccgccgcttCGTCTCGCAGGCGCGGTACGTGGAGACGCTGCTGGTGGCCGACGCGTCCATGGTGCGCTTCTACGGGGAGGACGTGGAG AACCATGTCCTGACCCTGATGTCCATGGCTGCTCGCATCTACAAGCACCCCAGCCTGAAGAACTCCATCAACCTGGTCGTGGTGAAGGTGCTGGTGGTGGACGAGGCGGCAGCGGGGCCAGAGGTGTCCGACAACGGCGGGCTCACCCTGCGCAacttctgcagctggcagcaaaagTTCAACCCCACAAGTGACCGGCACCCGGAGCACTACGACACTGCCATCCTGCTGACGAGACAG GATTTCTGCGGACACCAAAGCTGCGACACGCTGGGAGTGGCGGATATTGGCACCATGTGTGACCGCAACAAAAGCTGCTCGGTGATCGAGGACGAGGGCCTGCAGGCAGCCTACACCCTGGCTCACGAACTGG gccACGTGCTCAGCATGCCCCATGATGACTCCAAGACCTGCGAGCGGCTCTTCGGGCCCCTCGGCAAGCACCACATGATGGCCCCTCTTTTCATCCACTTGAACAAGACCCAGCCCTGGTCTCCTTGCAGCGCCATGTACCTCACTGAGTTTCTAGATGGAGGGCACG GCGACTGCTTGTTGGatgccccagccagccccctggccctgcctgtgGAGCTGCCCGGCCAAAAAGCCCTCTACAGCCTGGACCAGCAATGCCAGCAGATCTTCGGCAAGGACTTCCAGCACTGCCCCAACACCACAGAGGAGGACATCTGCGCCCAGCTCTGGTGCAGGACCGGCAGTGGGGAGCCCCTCTGCCACACCAAGAACGGCAGCTTGCCATGGGCCGATGGCACCCCCTGCAAAGGCGATGGGCTATGCTGGGATGGCCGCTGCGTGCCACAAGATGCCCTGAAGCCCCAG CCGGCGGTGGACGGTGGCTGGGGCCCATGGAGCTCCTGGGGCTCCTGCTCCCGGACCTGCGGCGGTGGCGTGCAGTTCTCCTACCGGCACTGCGACAGCCCCAAGCCCCAGCACGGCGGCTGGTACTGCGAGGGCCAGCGTGCCAAGTACCAGTCCTGTCACACTGACGAGTGCCCGCCGGACG GGAAAAGCTTTCGGGAGCAGCAGTGCGAGAAGTACAATGGCTACAACTTTACGGATCTGGAAGGGAATCGCCTGGAGTGGGTTCCCAAGTACGCGGGAGTGTCCCCCCGGGATCGATGCAAGCTCTTTTGCCGAGCCAGAGGGAGGAGCGAATTTAAAGTCTTCGAGGCCAGA GTGATTGACGGGACGCTGTGTGGACCCGAGACCCTCTCCATCTGTGTCCACGGGCAGTGCGTCAAGGCTGGCTGCGACCACATCGTTGGGTCCTCCAAGAAGCTGGACAAGTGCGGGGTGTGCGGTGGCAACGGCTCCACTTGCAGGAAAATCTCCGGCTCACTCAACCGATCCAA ATACGGCTACAACGACATTGTCACCATCCCCGCCGGGGCAACCAACATCGACATCAAACAGCGCAGCCACAGAGGAGTCCGTCACGATGGGAATTACCTGGCCCTGAGGACCCTGGAGGGCAAGTACCTGCTGAACGGAGACTTTGCCATCTCAGCCATGGAGCAGGACATCCTCATTAACGGGACCATCCTGAAATACAGTGGCTCCATGACGACCCTGGAGAGGCTGCAGAGCTTCCGACAGCTCCCGGAGCCCCTGACCGTCCAGCTGCTGACCATCGCTAGTGAGGTCTTCCCACCCAAAGTCAAGTACACCTTCTTCATCCCCAAGGATGTCCCTTTCAGCAAGCAGAAGGGCAAAGAGAAGAAGTCAGCCAATGTCATCCGACCGATGCTGACCTCCCAGTGGGTCCTGGGCGACTGGTCCGAGTGCTCCAAGACATGCGGCTCCGGCTGGCAGAGGCGGACGGTGGATTGCCGAGACGTGGAGGGTCAAACCTCCTCCACCTGTGACAGAGCCCTCAAGCCTGAGGACATCAAGCCCTGTGGAGATGTCCCCTGCCCGCTCTGGCGCCTGGATCCCTGGTCCCCCTGCTCCCAAACTTGCGGTGAGGGCATGCGGACACGCAACGCCTCTTGCATCGATTACACCGGTAAAATCACCGCCCCGGAGAAATGCAGCTCACCGGGGCCACCGCCGGCCACCGCCACCTGCCTGCTGCGGCAGTGCTGA
- the ADAMTS15 gene encoding LOW QUALITY PROTEIN: A disintegrin and metalloproteinase with thrombospondin motifs 15 (The sequence of the model RefSeq protein was modified relative to this genomic sequence to represent the inferred CDS: inserted 2 bases in 1 codon; deleted 1 base in 1 codon) has protein sequence MLPLLPLLPLLLLGAPGLSLPSGGDPADTAVVTPLRLDPDINGRSYFRRGPAEPPPGRAAVVFQLSAFGEDFYLHLSPDAHFIAPAFAAHYLGVAPGAASPLPGLRHCFYSGDVNADRESFAALSLCGGLRGAFGYRGAEYLISPLAGGAAGGAHRLQRRSPGRPVGAGASRCAVGSGLTPGVLQALYKYQGRXGGGKGGRAKRFASVPRYVETLVVADESMVKFHGDDLQHYLLTLMATAARLYKHPSIRNPIQISVVKFLLIGQDDKGPKVTSNAALTLRNFCAWQKKWNKVSDKHPEYWDTAILFTKQDLCGATTCDTLGMADVGTMCDPKRSCSVIEDDGLPSAFTTAHELGHVFNMPHDNVKACEEVFGRLKTNHMMSPTLIQIDRANPWSACSAAIITDFLDSGHGDCLLDQPAKPIPLPEDLPGTSYSLNQQCELAFGVGSKPCPYMQYCAKLWCTGKARGQIVCQTRHFPWADGTGCGEGRFCLKGACVERHNISKYRVDGGWAKWAPYGQCSRTCGGGVQLAKRECTDPVPANGGSYCEGIRVKYRSCNLDPCPAAVPGKSFREEQCEAFNGYSHSTNRLTASVSWVPKYSGVSPRDKCKLICRANGTGYFYVLAPKVVDGTPCSPDSTSVCVQGKCIKAGCDGKLGSKKKFDKCSVCGGDNKSCKKVSGLFTKPMHGYNFVVVIPAGASNIDIRQRGYKGLISDDNYLALKNGQGKYLLNGHFIVSAVERDLMVKGSVLRYSGTGTAVESLQAFKPIQEPLTLEVLSVGKMTPPRVRYSFYLPKESKEDKSSYKKEGKTSPDLNNSVLSLSNRLDGGRPSYKRPSYKWAAGGWEACSVTCGDGLQKRSVACRDSYGQPAAECDAAQRPADVRLCGEPCPVWEAGPWSPCSKSCGRGFKRRALKCSVPTGHLLPRESCNFRRKPQELDFCTLRPC, from the exons atgctgccgctgctgccgctgctgccgctgctgctgctgggcgcCCCGGGGCTGAGCCTGCCCTCGGGGGGGGACCCGGCCGACACCGCGGTGGTCACCCCGCTCCGCCTGGACCCCGACATCAACGGCCGCTCTTACTTCAGGCGgggccccgccgagccccccCCGGGGAGGGCG GCGGTGGTCTTCCAGCTCTCGGCCTTCGGGGAGGACTTTTACCTCCACCTCTCCCCCGACGCCCACTTCATCGCGCCCGCCTTCGCCGCCCACTACCTGGGGGTCGCGCCGGGCGccgccagccccctccccggcctCCGCCACTGCTTCTATTCGGGGGATGTCAACGCCGACCGGGAGTCTTTCGCCGCCCTCAGCCTTTgcggggggctccggggggCTTTCGGCTACCGGGGGGCCGAGTATCTCATCAGCCCgctggcggggggggcggccgggggagCCCACCGCCTGCAgcgccgcagccccggccgccccgtCGGGGCCGGAGCATCCCGCTGCGCCGTGGGCTCTGGGCTGACCCCCGGCGTGCTGCAGGCGCTGTACAAGTACcaggggcg ggggggggggaaagggggtcGAGCCAAGCGCTTTGCCTCTGTCCCCCGTTACGTGGAGACCTTGGTGGTGGCGGACGAGTCGATGGTGAAGTTCCACGGCGATGACCTGCAGCACTACCTGCTCACCCTGATGGCCACGGCCGCCCGCCTCTACAAGCACCCCAGCATCCGCAACCCCATCCAGATCTCCGTGGTCAAGTTCCTCCTCATCGGGCAGGATGACAAGGGGCCCAAGGTCACCAGCAACGCCGCCCTCACCCTCCGCAACTTCTGCGCCTGGCAGAAGAAGTGGAACAAGGTCAGCGACAAGCACCCCGAGTACTGGGACACCGCCATCCTCTTCACCAAgcag GACCTGTGTGGTGCCACCACCTGCGACACGCTGGGGATGGCGGATGTAGGCACCATGTGTGACCCCAAGCGCAGCTGCTCCGTCATAGAGGACGACGGGCTGCCCTCGGCTTTCACCACCGCCCACGAGCTGG GCCACGTCTTCAACATGCCCCATGACAACGTGAAGGCCTGCGAGGAGGTCTTCGGCCGGCTGAAGACCAACCACATGATGTCCCCCACCCTCATCCAGATCGACCGTGCCAACCCCTGGtcagcctgcagcgctgccatCATCACTGACTTCCTAGACAGTGGCCACG GAGACTGCTTGCTGGACCAGCCTGCCAAACCCATCCCGCTGCCCGAAGACTTACCGGGGACGAGCTACAGCCTGAACCAGCAGTGCGAGCTGGCCTTTGGCGTGGGCTCCAAGCCCTGCCCGTACATGCAGTACTGTGCCAAGCTCTGGTGCACGGGCAAGGCGCGCGGGCAGATCGTCTGCCAGACCCGGCACTTCCCCTGGGcggatggcacgggctgtggcgagGGGCGCTTCTGCCTGAAGGGTGCCTGTGTTGAGAGGCATAACATCAGTAAGTACAGG GTGGACGGTGGCTGGGCAAAGTGGGCACCCTATGGGCAGTGCTCACGGACGTGCGGCGGTGGGGTGCAGCTGGCCAAGCGGGAGTGCACCGACCCAGTACCTGCCAACGGGGGTTCCTACTGCGAGGGCATCCGCGTCAAGTACCGCTCCTGCAACCTGgacccctgccctgctgcag TGCCAGGGAAGAGCTTCCGTGAGGAGCAGTGCGAGGCTTTCAACGGCTACAGCCACAGCACCAACCGCCTCACCGCCTCTGTCTCCTGGGTCCCCAAATACTCCGGCGTCTCGCCCCGGGATAAATGCAAGCTCATCTGTCGGGCTAATGGCACCGGCTACTTCTACGTGCTGGCACCCAAG GTTGTAGATGGCACCCCTTGCTCCCCAGACTCCACCTCGGTCTGCGTCCAGGGCAAATGCATCAAAGCGGGCTGCGACGGGAAGCTGGGCTCCAAGAAGAAGTTTGATAAATGCAGCGTCTGCGGAGGAGACAACAAGAGCTGCAAGAAGGTCTCAGGCTTGTTCACCAAACCCAT GCACGGCTACAACTTCGTGGTGGTCATCCCCGCGGGCGCCTCCAACATCGACATCAGGCAGCGAGGCTACAAAGGGCTGATCAGTGACGACAACTACCTGGCGCTGAAGAACGGGCAGGGCAAGTACCTGCTGAACGGCCACTTCATCGTCTCGGCCGTGGAGAGGGACCTGATGGTGAAGGGCAGCGTCCTGCGGTACAGCGGCACCGGCACGGCTGTCGAGAGCCTCCAAGCTTTCAAGCCCATCCAGGAACCCCTGACTTTGGAGGTGCTCTCCGTGGGGAAGATGACCCCTCCTCGGGTACGCTACTCCTTCTACCTCCCCAAGGAGAGCAAGGAGGACAAGTCCTCCTACAAGAAGGAGGGCAAGACCTCCCCAGACCTCAACAACAGCGTCCTCAGCCTGTCCAACCGCTTGGACGGTGGGAGACCGAGCTACAAACGTCCCTCCTACAAGTGGGCGGCGGGTGGCTGGGAGGCTTGCTCCGTCACCTGCGGCGATGGCTTGCAGAAGCGTTCGGTGGCTTGTCGCGACTCCTACGGCCAACCGGCCGCTGAATGCGATGCAGCACAGCGGCCGGCTGATGTCCGGCTGTGTGGGGAGCCCTGCCCGGTGTGGGAAGCTGGACCTTGGTCTCCCTGCTCCAAGAGCTGCGGTCGGGGTTTCAAGAGACGGGCGCTGAAGTGCTCGGTCCCAACCGGGCacctgctgcccagggagagTTGCAATTTTCGGAGGAAGCCACAGGAGCTGGATTTTTGCACCTTGAGGCCATGCTGA